From a region of the Streptomyces venezuelae genome:
- a CDS encoding type I polyketide synthase, protein MRDGERRGPRPADAAIVGMGAVFPGAADLAAYRRNLLAGTDCVGEVPPGRWDPEVYYDPQGATGPVTGDRFYCRRGGFVDGLAAFDPTRFGIMPAAVEGAEPDQMLALHATAEAIADAGGEARLPADRSRIGVVLGRGGFMGVATARLDQRVRTAHQLAQTLRELAPELGERRIAAVRSAFQDALGPERPDASIGLVPSFTAARTANRLDFRGPAYTLDAACASSLLAVDQAVGLLAAGRCDAVVAGAVHHCHIATLWSVFTQLRALSPSERIRPFDRRADGTLLSEGTGVVLLKRLADAERDGDRVYAVIRGTGVAGDGRAASLMSPLVAGQVQALERAWREAGLDPRAPGALGLLEAHGTGTPVGDGAELDTLAQVFGPPGPAGGHGIGFGSVKSMLGHTMQASGMAGLIKAALAVHEGVLPPTLHIEEPHPDLARTRMRPVNAAEPWERGPGPRRAGVNAFGFGGINAHVVLEEAPAASRPAPVRRFLPLGGPAAPVGPAAGGDVLLVGADGPAQLAARLAAAVPVSGGDGPCRVAVVGPTPQRLALAAKVVARGRPWRGRGDVWFTPEPLGGRVAFLFPGLEPEFAPVVDDVAERFALTAPRLTRGTSLVERALDAIATGRFFARVLPGLGVEADVLAGHSLGEWAAMVAAGMYPQEAADAFLGSLRPGALRVPDLVYAALGCSAARARAALHDLDRVVVSHDNCPHQSVVCGDPAQVAAAVARLRGDGVLGQELPFRSGFHTPMWEPYLGQVRAAFDRLPLRPGALPVWSATTCAPFPSAPQDVRDLVVRHLLEPVRFRELTLRLYEDEGVRGFVTLGPGSLPGFVEDTLRERPHLSVSTSSPRLPGLAALRRTCAALWVEGYAPRWDGATEAPPVPAPVRSPGRGMPLDLGSPLVRLGEEDRAALAGLLAPAPTAPAPAPAGGPADGRPALLSALDAVLADAESAVRAVTGAWSTAVPDPAVSAPLRAAAPVPDPGPARHTLRLSLAALPYVRDHCVYLQPDDWPEDSDRFPVVPMTTMLELAADAARRHAPPGLVVVGYEDVRALRWLAVEPAVDVEVTVRGDGPGRMRVGLGEYASVVVLLGERYGEPPAPDGSPLRDPGPAPVSAEALYRDRWMFHGPRFAGVHEVRSVGSDGIQGVLRALPDPGALLDAAGQLFGHWMQLRLPVDRLVFPATVDRVRFYGPAPAPRELVTATARIRAVQDVTVRGDIELRGADGGVWARIEGWTYRRFGADERVWPMKFTPEVCGIGEPRPEGWCLARRRWSDPASQELVMRRYLGAAERASYERLSPRARAPWLLGRIAAKDALRQLLWDGGAGPVFPAEVPIGNDPAGRPLAESPLTAGFRLSIAHKDRIAVALADPARPAGIDVEQVTADPDALIRIALGPDELRLAEGLAAREGNGLPAALTALWCAKEAAAKAAGSGLGGRPRDWRVAWDPDSGALLVTSPVGDPYPVRTTSLATPVTGPLTSPPTDAVPGHVVAWTAHPAAPRPVPVPLPLTEARHGN, encoded by the coding sequence ATGCGTGACGGGGAGCGGCGCGGGCCGCGCCCGGCCGATGCCGCGATCGTCGGCATGGGCGCGGTGTTCCCCGGGGCCGCCGATCTGGCCGCGTACCGGCGCAATCTGCTCGCCGGTACGGACTGCGTCGGCGAGGTCCCGCCGGGGCGCTGGGACCCCGAGGTGTACTACGACCCGCAGGGCGCGACCGGTCCGGTGACGGGCGACCGGTTCTACTGCCGGCGCGGCGGCTTCGTCGACGGCCTCGCCGCCTTCGACCCGACCCGGTTCGGGATCATGCCGGCCGCCGTGGAGGGGGCCGAGCCGGACCAGATGCTGGCCCTGCACGCGACGGCCGAGGCGATCGCCGACGCGGGCGGCGAGGCCCGGCTGCCGGCCGACCGGTCTCGGATCGGGGTGGTGCTGGGGCGCGGCGGGTTCATGGGAGTGGCCACCGCGCGGCTCGACCAACGGGTGCGTACGGCGCACCAGTTGGCGCAGACCTTGCGGGAGCTGGCACCGGAGCTGGGTGAGCGGCGGATCGCGGCGGTGCGCTCCGCCTTCCAGGACGCTCTGGGGCCTGAGCGGCCGGATGCGTCGATCGGGCTGGTGCCGAGTTTCACCGCCGCCCGGACCGCGAACCGGCTGGACTTCCGCGGGCCCGCCTACACCCTGGACGCGGCCTGCGCCTCCTCCCTGCTGGCGGTGGACCAGGCGGTGGGGCTGCTGGCCGCGGGACGCTGCGACGCGGTGGTCGCCGGGGCGGTCCACCACTGTCACATCGCGACGCTGTGGAGCGTGTTCACCCAGCTGCGGGCGCTCAGCCCGAGCGAGCGGATCCGGCCCTTCGACCGCCGGGCGGACGGGACCCTGCTGTCGGAGGGCACCGGGGTGGTGCTGCTGAAGCGGCTGGCGGACGCGGAGCGCGACGGCGACCGCGTGTACGCGGTGATCCGCGGTACGGGCGTGGCCGGGGACGGCCGCGCGGCGAGCCTGATGAGCCCGCTGGTCGCGGGCCAGGTGCAGGCCCTGGAACGGGCCTGGCGGGAGGCCGGGCTGGATCCGCGGGCGCCGGGCGCGCTGGGTCTGCTGGAGGCCCACGGCACGGGCACCCCGGTCGGGGACGGCGCCGAACTGGACACCCTGGCCCAGGTGTTCGGACCTCCGGGACCGGCGGGCGGGCACGGGATCGGCTTCGGCTCGGTGAAGTCGATGCTCGGGCACACCATGCAGGCCTCGGGCATGGCCGGGCTGATCAAGGCCGCCCTCGCCGTGCACGAGGGGGTGCTGCCGCCGACGCTGCACATCGAGGAGCCGCACCCGGACCTGGCCCGGACGCGGATGCGCCCGGTGAACGCGGCCGAGCCCTGGGAGCGCGGGCCCGGGCCGCGCCGGGCCGGGGTCAACGCCTTCGGCTTCGGCGGGATCAACGCCCATGTGGTGCTGGAGGAGGCTCCGGCGGCCTCGCGTCCGGCCCCGGTGCGCCGGTTCCTGCCGCTGGGAGGACCGGCCGCGCCGGTGGGGCCGGCCGCGGGGGGCGACGTACTCCTCGTCGGTGCGGACGGTCCGGCGCAGCTGGCGGCCCGGCTGGCGGCGGCCGTCCCGGTGTCGGGCGGCGACGGGCCCTGCCGGGTCGCGGTGGTCGGGCCCACACCCCAGCGGCTGGCGCTCGCCGCCAAGGTGGTGGCGCGTGGGCGGCCGTGGCGGGGGCGCGGGGACGTGTGGTTCACCCCGGAGCCACTGGGCGGCCGGGTGGCGTTCCTGTTCCCGGGCCTGGAGCCGGAGTTCGCTCCCGTCGTGGACGACGTGGCGGAGCGGTTCGCGCTGACGGCCCCCCGGCTGACCCGTGGCACGTCCCTGGTGGAGCGGGCCCTCGACGCGATCGCGACGGGCCGCTTCTTCGCCCGCGTCCTGCCCGGACTGGGTGTCGAGGCCGATGTGCTGGCGGGCCACAGCCTGGGCGAGTGGGCGGCGATGGTGGCGGCCGGCATGTACCCGCAGGAGGCGGCGGACGCCTTCCTCGGCTCCCTGCGGCCGGGCGCTCTCCGGGTCCCGGATCTCGTGTACGCGGCACTGGGCTGCAGCGCCGCGCGGGCCCGGGCCGCGCTCCACGACCTGGACCGGGTGGTGGTCAGCCACGACAACTGCCCCCACCAGTCGGTGGTCTGCGGGGATCCGGCACAAGTGGCGGCGGCTGTGGCCCGGTTGCGCGGTGACGGGGTGCTCGGGCAGGAGCTGCCGTTCCGTTCGGGTTTCCACACCCCGATGTGGGAGCCGTACCTCGGGCAGGTCCGCGCCGCCTTCGACCGGCTTCCGCTGCGGCCCGGGGCGCTCCCGGTGTGGTCGGCCACCACGTGCGCGCCGTTCCCGTCCGCGCCGCAGGACGTACGCGACCTGGTCGTACGGCACCTGCTGGAGCCGGTCCGGTTCCGTGAGCTGACTCTGCGGCTGTACGAGGACGAGGGCGTGCGCGGCTTCGTCACGCTGGGCCCGGGCAGCCTGCCCGGTTTCGTCGAGGACACCCTGCGCGAACGCCCGCATCTGTCGGTCTCCACCTCCTCCCCGCGCCTGCCGGGCCTGGCGGCGCTCCGCCGCACCTGTGCCGCGCTCTGGGTCGAGGGGTACGCGCCGCGGTGGGACGGGGCGACCGAGGCGCCGCCCGTACCGGCGCCGGTGCGCTCTCCGGGGCGCGGGATGCCGCTGGACCTCGGGTCCCCGCTGGTCCGGCTCGGCGAGGAGGACCGGGCCGCACTCGCCGGCCTCCTGGCACCGGCACCCACGGCACCGGCACCGGCACCGGCGGGCGGACCCGCGGACGGCCGGCCCGCGCTGCTGTCCGCGCTGGACGCGGTGCTGGCCGACGCCGAGTCGGCCGTCCGGGCGGTCACCGGGGCCTGGTCGACCGCGGTCCCGGATCCGGCGGTGTCCGCCCCGCTCCGGGCTGCGGCTCCGGTCCCGGATCCGGGACCGGCCCGTCACACCCTGCGGCTGTCCCTCGCCGCACTCCCCTACGTACGGGACCACTGCGTGTACCTCCAGCCCGACGACTGGCCGGAGGACTCGGACCGGTTCCCGGTGGTGCCCATGACCACGATGCTGGAGCTGGCGGCCGACGCCGCCCGGCGGCACGCCCCGCCCGGCCTGGTCGTCGTCGGCTACGAGGACGTACGGGCCCTGCGGTGGCTCGCGGTCGAGCCGGCCGTCGACGTCGAGGTCACCGTCCGCGGTGACGGCCCGGGCCGGATGCGGGTCGGGCTCGGGGAGTACGCCTCGGTGGTCGTGCTGCTCGGCGAGCGGTACGGGGAGCCGCCCGCGCCCGACGGCAGTCCCCTGCGCGATCCCGGGCCCGCCCCGGTCAGCGCCGAAGCCCTGTACCGCGACCGGTGGATGTTCCACGGCCCGCGCTTCGCCGGGGTGCACGAGGTGCGGTCCGTCGGCTCGGACGGCATCCAGGGGGTCCTGCGGGCCCTGCCCGACCCGGGTGCGCTGCTCGACGCCGCCGGGCAGCTCTTCGGGCACTGGATGCAGTTGCGCCTGCCGGTGGACCGGCTGGTGTTCCCGGCCACCGTGGACCGCGTCCGGTTCTACGGGCCTGCGCCCGCTCCGCGGGAGCTGGTGACCGCCACGGCCCGGATCCGCGCGGTGCAGGACGTCACCGTGCGCGGTGACATCGAGCTGCGCGGGGCGGACGGCGGGGTGTGGGCCCGGATCGAGGGGTGGACGTACCGCCGGTTCGGCGCCGACGAGCGGGTCTGGCCGATGAAGTTCACCCCGGAGGTGTGCGGGATCGGTGAACCCCGGCCCGAGGGCTGGTGTCTGGCCCGGCGCCGCTGGAGCGACCCCGCCTCGCAGGAACTGGTCATGCGCCGCTACCTGGGTGCCGCCGAACGGGCCTCCTACGAGCGGCTGTCGCCGCGTGCCCGGGCGCCCTGGCTGCTGGGCCGGATCGCGGCCAAGGACGCGCTGCGGCAGCTGCTGTGGGACGGCGGAGCCGGGCCGGTGTTCCCCGCGGAGGTGCCGATCGGCAACGACCCGGCGGGGCGCCCGCTGGCCGAGTCCCCGCTGACCGCCGGCTTCCGGCTGTCGATCGCCCACAAGGACCGGATCGCGGTCGCCCTCGCCGACCCGGCCCG
- a CDS encoding type I polyketide synthase: MTPQHPQPAAATRDLVVAVSPFEEPHPAVVTAAERAGALGLLDLGRDAGAARRGLAELGRRLGGDTRRYGVRVPAGCPLGPGELPAAVDTVLLADPASHTPEQVAAWASAAGRPRVWAEVTGAAEARTAVAAGAGALVANGHEGGGRVGPATTFVLLQQLLGDPAVTVPVRARGGIGPHTAAAAVAGGAAGVLLDVQLALTTECEAGLPEEVVAALRVMDGSETRLVAGHRVFARPDLTPPEGPVHTLLGARDLRAQLLPVGQDGASASRLAARYRTTGGVLQAVRAAVTGHLDAAVRARPLGRPHPVAQGPMTRVSDQAAFAAAVAGAGGVPYLALAVMEGPDVRRLLAETAERLGDLPWGVGLLGFAPPGLRQEQLAAVTAARPPYAIIAGGTPAQAAPLEAAGIRTHLHVPSPGLLERYLAEGARRFVFEGLECGGHVGPRASFPLWEEQIERLLDCPEPEALDVLFAGGIHDARSAAMAMAAAAPLAARGARAGVLMGTAYLFTEEAVTAGAVRPGFQRAAVECTDTVLLHTAPGHATRCAATPYAEAFEATRQRLTRNGVEPRAMWEELERLNLGRLRIASKGLRRSPDRDGALEPVSEEQQRTDGLFMLGQAATLRTATTTVAALHAQVTEGATALLERRARELAGAGLSARRGAQPADPLDIAVVGMACAYPGAPDLAAYWSMVLAGTDAVTEVPAERWDPELYYDADPARAGERTPSRWGGFLGPVPFDALAHGIPPASLAGIEPVQLLALEISARALGDAGYGKDRVFDRSRTSVVFGAEAGTELAGAYGLRALHPAYLGDLPPELDGQLPRLTEDSFPGILANVIAGRVANRLDLGGANCTVDAACASSLAALDLACRQLRDHDSDMVICGGADVHNGINDYLMFASVRALSPGGRCRPFDAAADGIALGEGVGALVLKRLADAERDGDRVYAVIKAVGAASDGRSLGLTAPRPEGQRRALERAYARAGITPDQVGLVEAHGTGTVVGDSTELSVLSDLFTASGAEPGSCALGSVKSQLGHTKCAAGLAGLIKAARAVHTGVRPPTLHIDAPNPAWRAETSPFSFDSEARPWPVPAERRFAGVSAFGFGGTNYHAVLAGHGGSAEPRHGLEEWPAELFCFRGEDRRAAGRAMARLAARLEENDAAGRPWALRDLAAETAAAPGRIRVAVVAADLDELSARLEQARTFTAGPGVHVREEAAEPGGVAFLFPGQGSQRPRMLADLFTAFPALRGLLDSAPPPVVSTMFPPAAFTAEGRAAQRAAVTDTRVAQPALGLAGAAAHLLLGGLGVRPDCVAGHSYGELTALWAAGAYDTQSLLRLSARRAEAIVAAAGADPGSMAAVSAAPGEVREIAERAGCVVANHNAPRQCVVSGPTAAVSMAVTALREAGFAAEPLPVACAFHSEVVAGAAKTLAAELTATPVRAPHTPVWSNTTADRYPATAEEVRSLAARQVAEPVRFVEQVEAMYAAGVRTFVEAGPGRVLSGLVGRILHGRPHTVVPLDVPGEHGLVRLVTALAELAAAGVPVAPGALFRGRTSRLPAHAPRRPGWLVDGHLVRTADGEPVPGGLRPARRVPAPVVEARTADPSAAVPGTDRREEAVLEYLRGTRELVEAQRDVLLGFLGAGALPGSGAPAGQVPGRSALGADRPAVEPSVPPSRSASEETSRRATGPGTAAAPAPAPAPAPAPAPQGPRTAEEVMDLVLEIVHTRTGYPRDMLDPGLDLEADLSIDSIKRVEIIGALADRIGLPRDPGGGSAQSAVEELSRIKTLHGIVAWITSRTPAAAAAPPVPAGPGTAPAPAPHPIVRLRVALLPVPGPDGDPGSLRGLRIGVVEDGQAVAPALVAALAEHGAEPVLLSTAGPGFDGLVDLSALRTTAAPVLPGAFPGLRTVLTAGTPRLLLVTGPGTPGAGLHGFARSAALEFPAALVRAVDICPKEDPERIAAQLVAELSSDGADGSGGSSGASGDARPTASVGYTAEGTRVARRPVPAPLRASDGPPLLDRASVVLLTGGARGITARTALALAHATGCHVELIGRTPEPFAGEAEFGQAQDRVALRAALIAAGLRTPADIEAAASRILAEREVRATLAALGTAAASVRYHCADVTDERAVRAVVAGIRERHGRLDGIVHGAGVLRDGLLRDKQPADFSAVFTTKVDGARHLASAAAEHGDGPAPRFLALFGSVSGVYGNRGQCDYAAANDALDGLAHTWAESFPGRVLSVDWGPWAAEAGGMVTPELERAYVRRGIPLIAPEAGTAAFLDELACGGDVQVVLMAQEGRGDA; this comes from the coding sequence GTGACCCCCCAGCACCCGCAGCCCGCCGCCGCCACCCGTGACCTCGTCGTCGCCGTCAGCCCCTTCGAGGAACCCCACCCGGCCGTCGTGACCGCCGCCGAACGCGCCGGTGCCCTCGGCCTGCTCGACCTCGGACGGGACGCCGGCGCGGCACGGCGCGGTCTCGCGGAACTGGGCCGCCGCCTCGGCGGTGACACCCGGCGGTACGGGGTGCGGGTGCCGGCCGGGTGCCCGCTCGGCCCCGGGGAGCTGCCCGCCGCCGTGGACACCGTGCTGCTCGCCGACCCCGCTTCGCACACCCCCGAGCAGGTGGCCGCCTGGGCCTCGGCGGCCGGGCGGCCCCGGGTCTGGGCCGAGGTCACCGGTGCGGCCGAGGCCAGGACGGCCGTGGCCGCGGGAGCGGGCGCTCTGGTGGCCAACGGCCATGAGGGAGGCGGCCGGGTGGGTCCGGCGACCACTTTCGTCCTGCTCCAGCAGCTCCTCGGCGACCCCGCAGTCACCGTCCCCGTCCGGGCCCGGGGCGGGATCGGCCCGCACACGGCCGCCGCGGCCGTCGCGGGCGGGGCCGCCGGGGTGCTGCTCGACGTACAACTGGCCCTGACCACCGAGTGTGAGGCCGGACTCCCGGAGGAAGTCGTCGCCGCGCTGCGGGTGATGGACGGCTCCGAGACCCGGCTGGTCGCGGGCCACCGGGTGTTCGCCCGGCCCGACCTGACCCCGCCCGAGGGGCCCGTGCACACCCTGCTCGGCGCCCGCGACCTGCGCGCCCAGCTGCTGCCCGTCGGGCAGGACGGGGCCTCGGCGTCCCGGCTGGCCGCGCGGTACCGGACCACGGGCGGTGTCCTGCAGGCCGTTCGGGCCGCCGTCACCGGGCACCTGGACGCGGCGGTACGGGCCCGGCCCCTCGGCCGGCCGCACCCCGTCGCGCAGGGCCCGATGACCCGGGTGAGCGACCAGGCGGCCTTCGCCGCCGCCGTGGCCGGCGCCGGCGGGGTGCCGTACCTGGCGCTCGCGGTGATGGAGGGCCCGGACGTACGCCGGCTGCTGGCGGAGACCGCCGAGCGGCTCGGGGACCTGCCCTGGGGCGTGGGCCTGCTCGGCTTCGCCCCGCCCGGGCTGCGGCAGGAGCAGCTGGCAGCCGTGACCGCGGCCCGCCCGCCGTACGCGATCATCGCCGGCGGCACCCCTGCGCAGGCGGCCCCGCTGGAGGCGGCCGGGATCCGGACCCACCTGCACGTCCCCTCGCCCGGGCTGCTGGAGCGGTATCTCGCCGAGGGGGCGCGGCGGTTCGTCTTCGAGGGGCTGGAGTGCGGTGGACACGTGGGGCCGCGCGCCTCGTTCCCGCTGTGGGAGGAGCAGATCGAGCGCCTGCTGGACTGCCCCGAACCGGAGGCCCTGGACGTGCTGTTCGCTGGCGGGATCCACGATGCGCGCTCCGCCGCGATGGCGATGGCGGCGGCGGCCCCGCTGGCCGCCCGGGGTGCCCGGGCCGGGGTGCTGATGGGCACCGCCTACCTGTTCACGGAGGAGGCCGTCACGGCGGGCGCGGTCCGGCCGGGCTTCCAGCGGGCGGCGGTGGAGTGCACGGACACCGTGCTGCTGCACACCGCGCCGGGACACGCCACCCGGTGCGCGGCCACCCCGTACGCCGAGGCCTTCGAGGCGACCCGGCAGCGGCTCACGCGCAACGGCGTCGAACCGCGCGCGATGTGGGAGGAGCTGGAGCGGCTCAACCTGGGGCGGCTGCGGATCGCCAGCAAGGGCCTGCGCAGAAGCCCCGACCGGGACGGTGCGCTGGAGCCCGTGTCCGAGGAACAGCAGCGGACCGACGGGCTGTTCATGCTCGGGCAGGCGGCCACCCTGCGTACGGCCACCACCACGGTCGCGGCGCTGCACGCGCAGGTCACCGAGGGGGCCACCGCACTGCTGGAGCGGCGGGCCCGCGAGCTCGCCGGCGCCGGGCTCTCGGCGCGACGGGGGGCGCAGCCCGCCGACCCGCTGGACATCGCCGTCGTCGGGATGGCCTGTGCCTATCCGGGCGCCCCCGACCTCGCCGCCTACTGGTCCATGGTCCTCGCGGGGACCGACGCCGTCACCGAGGTGCCGGCGGAACGCTGGGACCCGGAGCTCTACTACGACGCCGACCCGGCCCGGGCCGGTGAGCGCACCCCGTCCCGCTGGGGCGGCTTCCTCGGCCCGGTGCCCTTCGACGCCCTCGCGCACGGCATCCCGCCCGCCTCGCTCGCCGGGATCGAGCCGGTGCAGCTGCTGGCCCTGGAGATCTCGGCGCGGGCCCTCGGGGACGCGGGCTACGGCAAGGACCGCGTCTTCGACCGCTCCCGGACCTCGGTGGTGTTCGGCGCGGAGGCCGGTACGGAACTCGCCGGCGCCTACGGGCTGCGCGCCCTGCACCCCGCCTACCTGGGTGACCTCCCGCCCGAGTTGGACGGGCAACTGCCGCGCCTCACCGAGGACTCCTTCCCCGGGATCCTCGCCAACGTCATCGCCGGACGGGTCGCCAACCGCCTCGACCTGGGCGGGGCGAACTGCACCGTGGACGCCGCCTGCGCCTCCTCGCTCGCCGCCCTGGACCTCGCCTGCCGCCAACTCCGCGACCACGACAGCGACATGGTCATCTGTGGGGGCGCCGACGTACACAACGGCATCAATGACTACCTGATGTTCGCCTCCGTGCGCGCCCTGTCGCCCGGTGGCCGCTGCCGGCCCTTCGACGCGGCCGCCGACGGGATCGCGCTCGGCGAGGGCGTCGGCGCGCTGGTCCTGAAGCGGCTCGCGGACGCGGAACGCGACGGCGACCGCGTGTACGCCGTGATCAAGGCGGTGGGCGCCGCCAGCGACGGCCGCTCCCTCGGTCTGACCGCGCCCCGGCCGGAAGGGCAGCGGCGGGCCCTGGAGCGGGCGTATGCCAGGGCGGGCATCACCCCCGACCAGGTGGGCCTGGTCGAGGCGCACGGCACCGGCACCGTGGTCGGGGACAGCACCGAACTCTCGGTCCTGAGCGACCTGTTCACCGCGTCGGGCGCCGAGCCCGGCTCCTGCGCCCTGGGTTCGGTGAAGTCGCAGCTCGGGCACACCAAGTGCGCGGCCGGGCTGGCCGGGCTGATCAAGGCGGCCCGGGCGGTCCACACCGGGGTGCGGCCCCCGACCCTGCACATCGACGCGCCCAACCCGGCCTGGCGGGCGGAGACCAGCCCGTTCTCCTTCGACAGCGAGGCCCGGCCCTGGCCGGTGCCCGCGGAGCGGCGGTTCGCCGGGGTCAGCGCCTTCGGCTTCGGCGGCACCAACTACCACGCGGTCCTGGCCGGTCACGGGGGCTCGGCGGAGCCCCGGCACGGGCTGGAGGAGTGGCCGGCGGAGCTGTTCTGCTTCCGCGGCGAGGACCGGCGGGCGGCGGGCCGGGCGATGGCCCGGCTCGCGGCGCGGCTGGAGGAGAACGACGCGGCCGGGCGGCCCTGGGCGCTGCGGGACCTCGCGGCGGAGACCGCCGCGGCCCCCGGCAGGATCAGGGTGGCGGTCGTGGCCGCCGACCTGGACGAACTGTCGGCCCGCCTGGAGCAGGCCCGTACGTTCACCGCGGGCCCGGGGGTGCACGTACGGGAGGAGGCTGCGGAACCGGGCGGGGTGGCCTTCCTCTTCCCCGGCCAGGGCAGCCAGCGCCCGCGCATGCTCGCCGACCTCTTCACGGCCTTCCCCGCCCTGCGCGGGCTGCTGGACTCGGCCCCGCCCCCGGTGGTGTCGACGATGTTCCCTCCGGCGGCCTTCACCGCCGAGGGGCGGGCCGCGCAGCGGGCGGCCGTCACCGACACCCGCGTGGCGCAGCCGGCCCTGGGCCTCGCGGGGGCGGCGGCGCACTTGCTGCTCGGCGGGCTCGGCGTCCGGCCGGACTGCGTGGCCGGGCACTCGTACGGCGAACTCACCGCGTTGTGGGCGGCGGGGGCCTACGACACGCAGAGCCTGCTGCGGCTGAGCGCCCGCCGGGCCGAGGCGATCGTGGCGGCCGCCGGCGCGGATCCCGGATCGATGGCGGCGGTGTCGGCCGCGCCGGGGGAGGTACGGGAGATCGCGGAGCGCGCCGGATGCGTGGTGGCGAACCACAACGCGCCCCGGCAGTGCGTGGTCTCGGGCCCGACGGCAGCCGTGTCGATGGCGGTGACGGCGCTGCGCGAGGCGGGCTTCGCCGCCGAACCCCTCCCCGTGGCGTGCGCGTTCCACAGCGAGGTGGTGGCGGGGGCGGCGAAGACCCTCGCGGCGGAACTGACCGCGACGCCGGTGAGGGCTCCGCACACCCCGGTCTGGTCGAACACGACGGCGGACCGGTATCCGGCGACGGCCGAAGAGGTACGGAGCCTTGCCGCGCGCCAGGTCGCGGAGCCGGTCCGGTTCGTCGAGCAGGTGGAGGCCATGTACGCGGCCGGCGTCCGGACGTTCGTGGAAGCGGGGCCCGGCCGGGTCCTCTCCGGTCTGGTCGGCCGGATCCTGCACGGGCGCCCGCACACGGTGGTCCCGCTGGACGTTCCGGGCGAGCACGGCCTGGTCAGGCTGGTCACCGCACTGGCCGAGCTGGCTGCTGCGGGTGTGCCGGTGGCACCGGGGGCCCTGTTCCGCGGCCGCACCTCCCGGCTGCCGGCGCACGCCCCGCGGCGACCGGGCTGGCTGGTCGACGGCCACCTGGTCCGCACCGCGGACGGCGAGCCCGTCCCGGGCGGCCTCCGCCCGGCCCGCCGGGTGCCCGCGCCGGTGGTGGAGGCACGTACGGCGGACCCGTCGGCGGCGGTGCCCGGCACCGACCGCCGGGAGGAGGCCGTACTGGAGTACCTGCGCGGCACCCGCGAGCTGGTGGAGGCCCAGCGCGACGTCCTGCTCGGCTTCCTGGGCGCCGGGGCACTCCCCGGATCCGGCGCCCCGGCCGGGCAGGTGCCGGGGCGATCCGCGCTGGGCGCCGACCGGCCTGCCGTCGAGCCGTCCGTCCCCCCGTCGCGTTCGGCGTCCGAGGAGACGTCCCGGCGCGCCACCGGCCCCGGCACGGCCGCCGCCCCCGCACCGGCACCCGCACCCGCACCCGCCCCGGCACCGCAGGGCCCCCGTACCGCCGAGGAGGTCATGGACCTCGTCCTGGAGATCGTCCACACCCGCACCGGCTACCCCCGGGACATGCTCGACCCCGGACTCGACCTCGAAGCGGACCTCTCCATCGACTCCATCAAACGTGTGGAGATCATCGGCGCCCTCGCCGACCGGATCGGACTCCCCCGGGATCCGGGCGGCGGCTCCGCCCAGTCCGCGGTCGAGGAACTGTCCCGGATCAAGACCCTGCACGGCATCGTCGCCTGGATCACCTCCCGCACACCCGCGGCGGCAGCCGCTCCCCCCGTACCCGCCGGGCCGGGCACCGCACCGGCGCCCGCCCCGCACCCGATCGTCCGGCTCCGGGTGGCCCTGCTGCCCGTACCGGGGCCCGACGGCGACCCGGGGTCCCTGCGGGGCCTGCGCATCGGAGTCGTCGAGGACGGCCAGGCCGTCGCGCCCGCCCTCGTCGCGGCCCTGGCGGAGCACGGCGCCGAGCCGGTCCTCCTGAGCACCGCGGGGCCCGGCTTCGACGGGCTCGTCGACCTCTCCGCGCTGCGGACCACCGCCGCTCCCGTGCTGCCCGGCGCCTTCCCGGGTCTGCGGACGGTTCTGACGGCGGGAACCCCGCGGCTGCTGCTCGTCACCGGCCCCGGCACCCCCGGGGCCGGTCTGCACGGCTTCGCCCGCAGCGCGGCCCTGGAGTTCCCCGCCGCGCTGGTCCGCGCCGTGGACATCTGCCCCAAGGAGGACCCGGAACGCATCGCGGCGCAGCTGGTGGCGGAACTGAGCAGCGACGGCGCGGACGGAAGCGGCGGCAGCAGCGGCGCGAGCGGTGACGCACGCCCGACCGCCTCCGTCGGGTACACCGCCGAGGGAACCCGCGTCGCCCGCCGCCCCGTTCCCGCTCCCCTGCGCGCGTCCGACGGCCCGCCGCTGCTGGACCGCGCCTCGGTGGTCCTGCTCACGGGCGGGGCCCGTGGCATCACGGCCCGCACCGCGCTCGCCCTGGCCCACGCCACCGGCTGTCACGTGGAACTCATCGGCCGCACCCCCGAACCATTCGCCGGGGAGGCGGAGTTCGGGCAGGCCCAGGACCGGGTCGCGCTGCGTGCCGCCCTGATCGCCGCGGGGCTGCGTACACCCGCGGACATCGAGGCGGCGGCCTCGCGGATCCTCGCCGAGCGCGAGGTCCGGGCCACCCTGGCCGCCCTCGGCACCGCGGCGGCCTCCGTGCGGTACCACTGCGCCGACGTGACCGACGAGCGGGCCGTGCGGGCGGTCGTGGCCGGCATCCGGGAGCGCCACGGCCGCCTCGACGGCATCGTGCACGGCGCCGGCGTCCTGCGGGACGGCCTGCTGCGGGACAAGCAACCGGCCGACTTCAGCGCGGTGTTCACCACGAAGGTCGACGGGGCCCGCCATCTGGCCTCGGCGGCCGCCGAGCACGGGGACGGTCCCGCGCCCCGGTTCCTCGCCCTCTTCGGCAGCGTCTCCGGGGTGTACGGCAACCGCGGCCAGTGCGACTACGCCGCCGCCAACGACGCCCTGGACGGCCTCGCGCACACCTGGGCCGAGTCCTTCCCGGGCCGGGTGCTGTCCGTCGACTGGGGTCCCTGGGCGGCGGAGGCGGGCGGGATGGTCACCCCCGAGCTGGAGCGTGCCTACGTCCGGCGCGGGATCCCGCTGATCGCACCGGAGGCCGGCACCGCCGCGTTCCTCGACGAACTGGCCTGCGGCGGCGACGTACAGGTGGTCCTGATGGCACAGGAGGGCCGGGGCGATGCGTGA